The following proteins are co-located in the Malus sylvestris chromosome 13, drMalSylv7.2, whole genome shotgun sequence genome:
- the LOC126597298 gene encoding protein WVD2-like 7 isoform X2, producing MSGEIEEPVGFSCQADSLHSGSISFGRFENEVLSWEKRSSFSHNRYVEEVEKCLKPGSVIERKAYFEAQFKKKGFPKPNLLKCYSGSNHQVCENDVLESDAYGEEFEDGNEDNSCAHFDETSEGSEYLGDFEVKECEREDPEVSLSDPQRASELNDEHILVDIKDDNPEETHQTGIGCDMFSSSIDEPETNVNENHNGDAVNADESCNSVNMNPKTAADEEVNITIVESLHNSSSKLKAGKESKISKSRVKSKASISPVKRSISAESSKVPTNKSNTREREGTRRTDKEKLSSKTAIPPTHSVRRTPKSEDSTKLKGNSAHESRSDKEYCVKNLGEPQPPAVKPESRGRQMANRLNQRVNLTKSDTRSSVATFNFKSSERAERRKEFFTKMEEKMHAKEDEMNKIQARKQEKNEAEIRQFRKSLNFKAAPMPSFYHSAVNSVHDASKAVSTKSSKVQSMSTNPGSGATSRLLSHSETGKSEAPTDSDSVNTTDLPEASRETNFMMAEPSEASSVSSTTLSSKNLSRDTTKGEVTRTKEREKNVNTQKHRSLESGKMAKSQKTEGKQKVGGERNSREMARKGVKVSVGFGSSSRMGHLTVGVAS from the exons ATGTCTGGGGAGATAGAAGAGCCTGTTGGTTTTAGCTGTCAG GCAGACTCTTTACACTCTGGTTCCATATCATTCGGGAGGTTTGAAAACGAAGTTTTATCTTGGGAAAAGAGATCGTCTTTCTCGCATAACAGATATGTTGAAGAGgttgaaaaatgcttgaaaccGGGTTCAGTTATTGAGAGGAAAGCTTACTTCGAAGCTCAATTCAAGAAGAAGGGttttcccaaaccaaatttactCAAGTGCTATAGCGGTTCAAATCATCAAGTCTGTGAAAATGATGTCTTGGAGAGTGATGCGTACGGAGAAGAATTTGAAGACGGAAATGAAGATAATAGTTGCGCTCATTTTGATGAGACCTCGGAGGGTTCAGAGTACCTCGGAGACTTTGAAGTGAAAGAATGTGAAAGGGAAGATCCTGAAGTTTCATTGTCTGATCCTCAGAGGGCATCTGAGTTGAACGATGAACATATTCTGGTGGATATTAAAGATGATAATCCCGAGGAAACACATCAAACTGGAATAGGTTGTGACATGTTTTCTTCAAGTATCGATGAACCAGAGACCAATGTAAATGAGAATCATAATGGTGATGCTGTGAATGCTGATGAATCATGTAATTCTGTTAATATGAACCCCAAGACTGCAGCAGATGAGGAAGTTAACATCACCATTGTGGAAAGTTTGCACAATTCTTCTTCAAAG TTGAAGGctggaaaagaatccaaaatTTCCAAGTCCAGAGTAAAATCTAAGGCCAGCATTTCTCCGGTTAAGAGAAGCATTTCTGCTGAGTCGTCTAAAGTTCCTACAAATAAATCTAATacaagagaaagagagggtACACGAAGAACGGATAAAGAAAAGCTGTCATCAAAAACTGCAATTCCACCTACACATTCTGTTCGCAGGACTCCAAAATCAGAG GATTCTACAAAACTGAAGGGAAATTCTGCTCATGAGAGTCGAAG TGATAAAGAGTACTGTGTTAAGAACCTTGGTGAACCTCAACCTCCTGCCGTCAAGCCTGAGTCCCGAGGACGCCAAATGGCAAACAG GCTTAACCAAAGAGTCAATTTGACCAAGTCTGATACAAGATCAAGTGTTGCAACTTTCAATTTCAAAAGTTCTGAACGAGCAGAAAGGAGGAAAGAG TTCTTCACGAAGATGGAAGAAAAAATGCATGCCAAGGAAGATGAGATGAATAAGATCCAAGCAAGAAAGCAG GAAAAAAACGAAGCTGAGATTAGACAATTCCGCAAAAGCCTCAACTTCAAAGCAGCACCAATGCCTTCTTTCTATCATTCAGCTGTGAATTCAGTGCATGATGCGAGCAAG GCTGTATCTACCAAATCCTCTAAAGTACAAAGCATGTCAACAAATCCAGGGAGTGGAGCTACCTCAAGATTGCTATCACATTCGGAGACAGGAAAGTCTGAAGCTCCTACTGATAGTGATTCTGTAAACACAACAGATTTGCCCGAGGCCTCAAGAGAAACTAACTTCATGATGGCTGAGCCCTCTGAAGCTAGTTCAGTTTCTTCAACCACATTGAGCAGCAAAAACTTGTCCCGAGATACAACAAAAGGTGAAGTCACGAGgacaaaagaaagagagaagaatgtTAATACACAGAAACATCGATCATTAGAGAGCGGAAAAATGGCAAAAAGTCAGAAAACTGAGGGGAAGCAGAAAGTAGGAGGTGAAAGGAACAGCAGAGAGATGGCAAGGAAGGGTGTGAAAGTCAGCGTCGGCTTTGGAAGCAGTTCAAGAATGGGTCATCTAACAGTTGGTGTTGCCTCATGA
- the LOC126597298 gene encoding protein WVD2-like 7 isoform X1, with protein MSGEIEEPVGFSCQADSLHSGSISFGRFENEVLSWEKRSSFSHNRYVEEVEKCLKPGSVIERKAYFEAQFKKKGFPKPNLLKCYSGSNHQVCENDVLESDAYGEEFEDGNEDNSCAHFDETSEGSEYLGDFEVKECEREDPEVSLSDPQRASELNDEHILVDIKDDNPEETHQTGIGCDMFSSSIDEPETNVNENHNGDAVNADESCNSVNMNPKTAADEEVNITIVESLHNSSSKLKAGKESKISKSRVKSKASISPVKRSISAESSKVPTNKSNTREREGTRRTDKEKLSSKTAIPPTHSVRRTPKSEDSTKLKGNSAHESRSDKEYCVKNLGEPQPPAVKPESRGRQMANRLNQRVNLTKSDTRSSVATFNFKSSERAERRKEASHHFFTKMEEKMHAKEDEMNKIQARKQEKNEAEIRQFRKSLNFKAAPMPSFYHSAVNSVHDASKAVSTKSSKVQSMSTNPGSGATSRLLSHSETGKSEAPTDSDSVNTTDLPEASRETNFMMAEPSEASSVSSTTLSSKNLSRDTTKGEVTRTKEREKNVNTQKHRSLESGKMAKSQKTEGKQKVGGERNSREMARKGVKVSVGFGSSSRMGHLTVGVAS; from the exons ATGTCTGGGGAGATAGAAGAGCCTGTTGGTTTTAGCTGTCAG GCAGACTCTTTACACTCTGGTTCCATATCATTCGGGAGGTTTGAAAACGAAGTTTTATCTTGGGAAAAGAGATCGTCTTTCTCGCATAACAGATATGTTGAAGAGgttgaaaaatgcttgaaaccGGGTTCAGTTATTGAGAGGAAAGCTTACTTCGAAGCTCAATTCAAGAAGAAGGGttttcccaaaccaaatttactCAAGTGCTATAGCGGTTCAAATCATCAAGTCTGTGAAAATGATGTCTTGGAGAGTGATGCGTACGGAGAAGAATTTGAAGACGGAAATGAAGATAATAGTTGCGCTCATTTTGATGAGACCTCGGAGGGTTCAGAGTACCTCGGAGACTTTGAAGTGAAAGAATGTGAAAGGGAAGATCCTGAAGTTTCATTGTCTGATCCTCAGAGGGCATCTGAGTTGAACGATGAACATATTCTGGTGGATATTAAAGATGATAATCCCGAGGAAACACATCAAACTGGAATAGGTTGTGACATGTTTTCTTCAAGTATCGATGAACCAGAGACCAATGTAAATGAGAATCATAATGGTGATGCTGTGAATGCTGATGAATCATGTAATTCTGTTAATATGAACCCCAAGACTGCAGCAGATGAGGAAGTTAACATCACCATTGTGGAAAGTTTGCACAATTCTTCTTCAAAG TTGAAGGctggaaaagaatccaaaatTTCCAAGTCCAGAGTAAAATCTAAGGCCAGCATTTCTCCGGTTAAGAGAAGCATTTCTGCTGAGTCGTCTAAAGTTCCTACAAATAAATCTAATacaagagaaagagagggtACACGAAGAACGGATAAAGAAAAGCTGTCATCAAAAACTGCAATTCCACCTACACATTCTGTTCGCAGGACTCCAAAATCAGAG GATTCTACAAAACTGAAGGGAAATTCTGCTCATGAGAGTCGAAG TGATAAAGAGTACTGTGTTAAGAACCTTGGTGAACCTCAACCTCCTGCCGTCAAGCCTGAGTCCCGAGGACGCCAAATGGCAAACAG GCTTAACCAAAGAGTCAATTTGACCAAGTCTGATACAAGATCAAGTGTTGCAACTTTCAATTTCAAAAGTTCTGAACGAGCAGAAAGGAGGAAAGAGGCAAGCCACCAT TTCTTCACGAAGATGGAAGAAAAAATGCATGCCAAGGAAGATGAGATGAATAAGATCCAAGCAAGAAAGCAG GAAAAAAACGAAGCTGAGATTAGACAATTCCGCAAAAGCCTCAACTTCAAAGCAGCACCAATGCCTTCTTTCTATCATTCAGCTGTGAATTCAGTGCATGATGCGAGCAAG GCTGTATCTACCAAATCCTCTAAAGTACAAAGCATGTCAACAAATCCAGGGAGTGGAGCTACCTCAAGATTGCTATCACATTCGGAGACAGGAAAGTCTGAAGCTCCTACTGATAGTGATTCTGTAAACACAACAGATTTGCCCGAGGCCTCAAGAGAAACTAACTTCATGATGGCTGAGCCCTCTGAAGCTAGTTCAGTTTCTTCAACCACATTGAGCAGCAAAAACTTGTCCCGAGATACAACAAAAGGTGAAGTCACGAGgacaaaagaaagagagaagaatgtTAATACACAGAAACATCGATCATTAGAGAGCGGAAAAATGGCAAAAAGTCAGAAAACTGAGGGGAAGCAGAAAGTAGGAGGTGAAAGGAACAGCAGAGAGATGGCAAGGAAGGGTGTGAAAGTCAGCGTCGGCTTTGGAAGCAGTTCAAGAATGGGTCATCTAACAGTTGGTGTTGCCTCATGA
- the LOC126595140 gene encoding homeobox-leucine zipper protein HOX3-like produces the protein MAVLPTAMGSSSLELTISVPGFSSYPSFPNSSVRDLDINQIPSLQGDQEEWMTAGMEDEEESSNGSGPPRKKLRLTKEQSRLLEESFRQNHTLNPKQKEALAMQLKLRPRQVEVWFQNRRARSKLKQTEMECEYLKRWFGSLTEQNRRLQKEVEELRAMKVSPPTVLYPHSCDPLPASTLTMCPRCERVTTTTTPDRNRGGGPTKTNNIPATAAPTLSTKVATPAL, from the exons ATGGCGGTTTTACCGACGGCGATGGGATCGTCGAGCTTGGAGTTGACTATATCCGTTCCTGGCTTCTCTTCGTACCCGTCTTTTCCTAATTCATCTG TGAGAGACTTGGACATAAACCAAATACCATCACTACAAGGAGATCAAGAAGAATGGATGACAGCGGGCAtggaagacgaagaagaaagcAGCAACGGATCGGGTCCTCCCCGCAAGAAGCTTCGTCTCACAAAGGAACAGTCTCGTCTTCTCGAAGAGAGCTTCAGACAAAACCACACCTTGAACCCT AAACAGAAAGAGGCGTTGGCGATGCAGTTGAAGCTGAGGCCACGCCAGGTCGAGGTGTGGTTTCAAAATCGTAGGGCCAG GAGCAAGCTGAAGCAAACAGAGATGGAATGCGAGTATCTGAAGAGATGGTTCGGATCGCTGACTGAACAGAACAGGCGGCTGCAAAAGGAGGTGGAGGAGCTGAGGGCAATGAAAGTCAGCCCGCCCACCGTGCTTTACCCCCACAGTTGCGACCCTCTTCCGGCATCCACACTCACCATGTGCCCTCGTTGCGAGCgagtcaccaccaccaccactcccGACAGGAACAGGGGCGGCGGGCCAACCAAGACTAATAATATCCCGGCCACCGCGGCCCCAACCTTGTCCACTAAAGTGGCGACGCCTGCCCTCTAA
- the LOC126595785 gene encoding probable aquaporin NIP-type, protein MSDQVAVTLEEGRSGNSERSGFWHSPEIVQLTQKVIAEVIGTYFVIFIGCGSVAVNKIYGSVTFPGICFTWGLIVMVMVYSLGHISGAHFNPAVTVTFAIFRHFPLKQVPLYIAAHVLGSILASGTLCLVLDVPQTAYFGTIPVGPNIRSLLMEIIASFLLMFVISGVATDSRAIGELAGIAVGMTITIDVFVAGPISGASMNPARSLGPAIVMHTYKGIWIYFVGPFIGTILGGFVYNLIRFTDKPLKELTDKPVLRELSKSASFFKSVSKNNSNRT, encoded by the exons ATGTCTGATCAAGTTGCGGTAACGTTGGAAGAAGGGCGCAGTGGTAACTCGGAGCGTTCTGGATTTTGGCATTCTCCAGAGATTGTTCAACTTACCCAAAAG GTAATTGCAGAGGTGATAGGGACATATTTTGTGATATTTATTGGATGTGGCTCGGTAGCAGTGAATAAAATTTACGGTTCAGTAACATTTCCAGGAATTTGCTTTACATGGGGATTAATCGTCATGGTTATGGTCTATTCCCTTGGCCATATCTCCGGTGCCCACTTTAATCCGGCCGTTACCGTCACCTTCGCCATCTTCCGCCATTTTCCACTCAAACAG GTGCCTCTGTATATTGCAGCGCATGTGTTAGGATCCATCCTTGCAAGCGGGACGTTATGCCTTGTTTTGGACGTGCCCCAAACGGCATATTTTGGAACAATACCAGTTGGACCAAACATTCGATCTTTGCTCATGGAGATCATTGCCTCTTTTCTCTTGATGTTTGTTATTTCAGGCGTCGCCACAGACAGCAGAGCT ATTGGAGAATTGGCAGGAATTGCTGTAGGAATGACAATAACCATCGACGTCTTTGTTGCCGG ACCGATCTCAGGGGCATCGATGAACCCAGCACGGAGCCTAGGGCCAGCAATAGTGATGCACACATACAAGGGAATATGGATCTATTTTGTAGGTCCATTCATTGGCACCATACTCGGTGGATTTGTATACAATCTCATTCGGTTCACTGACAAACCATTGAAAGAGTTAACTGACAAACCAGTACTGCGGGAGTTAAGCAAGAGTGCTTCCTTCTTCAAATCCGTctccaaaaacaattctaatAGAACTTAA
- the LOC126596429 gene encoding auxin efflux carrier component 3-like, with protein MISWHDLYKVLTAVVPLYVAMILAYGSVRWWKIFSPDQCSGINRFVAIFAVPLLSFHFISTNDPYTMNFRFIAADTLQKIIMLFALGLWTNFTRNGSLEWMITIFSLSTLPNTLVMGIPLLIAMYGHKIPESGSLMVQVVVLQCIIWYTLLLFLFEYRGAKLLIMEQFPETAASIVSFKVDSDVVSLDGRDFLETDAEIGDDGKLHVKVRKSNASRRSLSAMTPRPSNLTGAEIYSLSSSRNPTPRGSNFNPSDFYSMMGVQGFNTRHSNFGPADLYSVQSSRGPTPRPSNFEENCAAQTVTSPRFGFYPAQTVPASYPAPNPEFSAPIAKSNSKNQQPPQPQVEAPPVSNSAIAKTNSHHDAKELHMFVWSSSASPVSDGGGLHVFGGNDSSAAEQSGRSDQGAKEIRMIVADHPQNGENKAAVPESAPTAEGYGREAFSFGGRGGEGEEAERERAGPTGLTKLGSNSTTELHPKGGALGDPHESSVGKQMPPASVMTRLILIMVWRKLIRNPNTYSSLIGLIWSLIAFRWHVEMPRIVEKSISILSDAGLGMAMFSLGLFMALQPKIIACGNSVAGFAMAVRFLTGPAVMAAASIAVGLRGTLLHLAIVQAALPQGIVPFVFAKEYNVHPAILSTGVIFGMLIALPITLVYYILLGL; from the exons ATGATTTCGTGGCACGACCTTTACAAAGTCTTGACGGCGGTGGTGCCGCTGTACGTGGCCATGATCCTAGCCTACGGCTCCGTCCGGTGGTGGAAGATCTTCTCCCCCGACCAGTGCTCCGGCATCAACCGCTTCGTCGCGATATTTGCCGTCCCCTTGCTCTCCTTCCACTTCATCTCCACCAACGACCCCTACACCATGAACTTCCGGTTCATCGCCGCCGACACCCTCCAGAAAATCATCATGCTCTTTGCCCTCGGCCTCTGGACCAACTTCACCCGCAACGGCAGCCTCGAGTGGATGATTACAATTTTCTCCCTCTCTACTCTCCCCAACACTCTCGTCATGGGGATTCCGCTGTTAATCGCCATGTACGGCCATAAAATCCCGGAATCCGGCAGCCTCATGGTGCAGGTGGTAGTACTGCAGTGCATCATCTGGTACactctcctcctcttcctcttcgaGTACCGTGGCGCCAAGCTTCTAATCATGGAGCAGTTCCCGGAGACCGCCGCCTCCATCGTCTCCTTCAAAGTCGACTCCGACGTCGTCTCGCTCGACGGTCGCGATTTTCTCGAGACCGACGCCGAAATCGGCGACGACGGAAAGCTCCACGTCAAGGTCCGGAAGTCCAACGCATCAAGGCGGTCACTCTCCGCAATGACCCCTCGGCCGTCGAACCTCACCGGCGCCGAGATTTACAGCCTGAGCTCCTCCCGAAACCCGACACCGAGAGGCTCCAATTTCAACCCCTCCGATTTTTACTCCATGATGGGAGTCCAAGGGTTCAACACCCGGCACTCCAATTTCGGACCCGCCGACTTGTATTCGGTTCAGTCCTCCCGCGGTCCGACTCCCCGACCCTCCAATTTCGAAGAGAATTGCGCCGCTCAGACCGTTACGTCTCCCCGGTTTGGGTTTTATCCCGCGCAGACGGTACCCGCGTCGTACCCGGCTCCTAATCCGGAGTTCTCGGCACCCATAGCGAAAAGTAACAGCAAAAATCAGCAGCCGCCGCAGCCCCAAGTGGAGGCGCCACCGGTTTCGAATAGTGCTATTGCTAAAACGAATAGTCATCACGATGCTAAAGAGCTCCACATGTTTGTATGGAGCTCCAGCGCGTCCCCGGTTTCCGATGGCGGTGGGCTTCATGTTTTTGGCGGGAACGATTCCAGTGCGGCCGAGCAATCTGGACGGTCCGATCAGGGCGCCAAGGAGATAAGAATGATTGTTGCTGATCACCCCCAAAACGGAGAAAACAAAG CGGCAGTTCCGGAGAGTGCGCCGACGGCGGAGGGGTACGGCAGGGAAGCGTTTAGCTTCGGCGGGAGGGGCGGCGAGGGAGAGGAGGCTGAGAGGGAAAGAGCGGGACCCACAGGTCTTACTAAGCTGGGGTCAAACTCCACTACGGAGCTGCACCCAAAGGGCGGCGCACTTGGTGATCCTCATGAGTCAAGTGTCGGAAAGCAAATGCCTCCCGCGAGCGTTATGACCCGTCTGATCTTGATCATGGTGTGGCGGAAGCTTATCCGCAATCCCAACACGTATTCGAGCCTCATTGGTCTCATCTGGTCCCTCATCGCTTTCCG GTGGCATGTGGAGATGCCGAGAATAGTAGAAAAGTCCATTTCCATACTATCTGATGCTGGCCTTGGAATGGCTATGTTCAGCTTAG GTCTTTTTATGGCACTTCAACCCAAGATAATAGCATGTGGGAACTCAGTTGCCGGATTTGCAATGGCAGTAAGGTTCCTCACTGGCCCCGCCGTCATGGCTGCCGCCTCCATTGCTGTTGGCCTCCGTGGCACCCTCCTCCACTTAGCTATTGTCCAG GCTGCTCTTCCTCAAGGAATTGTTCCCTTTGTATTTGCCAAGGAGTACAATGTTCATCCAGCCATTCTTAGCACTGG GGTTATTTTCGGAATGTTGATAGCTTTACCAATTACTCTGGTCTACTACATTCTTCTGGGATTGTAA
- the LOC126594790 gene encoding uncharacterized protein LOC126594790 → MAAAAKINPLILSGLFLFSIILSFPATTISDNPCAYPCYPPPTGTGGTFTPTTPTTTTPSPPSSQTAAYPPPAVVNNPTGYYPYNPPPSTYNGGYGYGANPPPDPILPYFPFYYKNGAHGNQDASSATSVIRRSSTLFNTIATTNLYVVFVYFFFNFL, encoded by the coding sequence ATGGCTGCTGCTGCAAAGATAAACCCACTCATTCTCTCAGGTCTCTTTTTGTTCTCAATAATTCTCAGCTTTCctgcaacaacaatatcagACAATCCCTGCGCGTATCCATGTTATCCTCCACCTACAGGCACCGGAGGCACTTTTACTCCAACAACTCCGACCACCACAACGCCATCTCCTCCGTCGTCCCAAACCGCGGCATACCCGCCTCCGGCCGTCGTCAACAACCCAACTGGATATTACCCGTACAACCCTCCTCCGTCTACTTATAACGGCGGCTATGGATATGGTGCTAATCCTCCTCCGGACCCCATCTTACCTTATTTTCCGTTCTACTACAAAAACGGTGCTCATGGAAACCAAGACGCTTCGTCGGCAACCTCTGTAATCAGAAGATCGTCAACGCTCTTCAACACTATTGCCACCACCAATCTTTACGTTGTATTTGTCTACTTCTTTTTTAACTTTCTGTAA